The proteins below come from a single Aegilops tauschii subsp. strangulata cultivar AL8/78 chromosome 6, Aet v6.0, whole genome shotgun sequence genomic window:
- the LOC109752698 gene encoding probable disease resistance protein At1g61300 isoform X2 has product MPIVPPALGPLLGNTVNTVISPFYTLFSTNATYCFTARTNVRNHKTETETLKGNLHSIKQRITDGERNGLIPTEEAKDWVRRAEQAISEEAANRESFDQRCRIFGCSMNCWGNYKTSKEAAEKVHAVRTYISSTPQPNNITRIPPPPPVVDLSTHSAQLPPSREDTLNNALRCITAVGAIGIWGPDRDEKTHLLKKINDSFLEECPFDFVIFVTASSEVSVQAQIVSRLRTDAVPDVATQATRISELLSKKKFLLLVDDLRVQLDLQAAGIPYPLGDVQVVEAGQVSRWVQRKVVVTSISQSICHLMDVERDIHVPDLGEDEARQLFAEEFGAQDIYSDPVIGALAEQLVRELKSLPSDLIRYGKVMQGIRDVRRWQDAIDAVRKANLRRDGDPLNLSEKIVRNLKNATEDLNAKGKDVHREIADAELQHNKTPTNEAKRWLQKVYNIIHDVQVMSHGSRQLKMDVTMEASEKLREVQECLSTCPSTIVVESMPPPVQEMPGPSMSAENLNLQDALHFIKDEPTVGMIGIWGPGGVGKTHLLKNINNSFGEGMDFNFVLFVTASKECSVEKVQSQIIERFKLPSSGSKSRTIYEYMKTKSFLVLLDDLWDEIDLEDVGIPYPLGSVNKLSRKVVLTTRLRKVCGQMKVKKELKVAYLQEHEAWQLFEENIDAETLSSPHIEDLARELMKELKGLPLALITIGKAMYQKDEYQWETAIQYMKKSCCTEDKDPIELGMETNVFRQLKFSYEKLRNDTLRYCFLTCVLWPEDAKIRKVDLAQCWMGLGLVNEHDIEYSFRKSYSLIADLTAACLLESSDVRPGSSFENSHGSVKVHDVIRDMALWISCDYGENNDKWIVAAPGGRDKRIIILSNKAECISLSFNRIPIRFNLDPLKLRILCLRNNELDESIVEEIKNCTSLTYLDLSRNNLKRIPEELCSLVNLEYLDLSENVFGESGVPQSFGKLINLKFLYLKSGSGYVRIPSGVISRLKALQVIDLRSLLRKCTLFLFRELGTLPQLKALGILVRDLAQLESLEAANLPVRYLALNDVSALTRILSTDFAQRTLYELDINLERYFLEQDINEEIDTREITVEHDTEQPNNRFGALNNLHLTMTRSLREIKWMGATPAFIFPRLAYLELIMCQHLLHLSWVMHLPRLEQLHIVSCDGMVQAFMRCHGDKLCNGQDKTKTFPRLKLLFLIYNESLETIGDNGMEFPSLERLELEGSLALKRLPFQSDSVPPKLKELRFDDARCWERLECEEGVKTILQPYLKFGRRHQG; this is encoded by the exons ATGCCAATCGTCCCGCCAGCGCTTGGTCCTTTGCTCGGAAATACTGTCAACACGGTCATAAGTCCATTCTATACGCTCTTCTCCACAAATGCCACGTATTGCTTCACCGCTCGCACAAACGTGAGGAATCACAAGACTGAAACTGAGACTTTGAAAGGCAACTTACATAGTATCAAACAGAGAATTACAGATGGCGAAAGGAATGGCCTGATACCAACGGAAGAAGCAAAGGATTGGGTGCGAAGGGCGGAGCAAGCCATATCTGAAGAAGCGGCAAACCGCGAGTCTTTTGATCAGAGGTGCAGAATCTTTGGGTGCTCCATGAATTGCTGGGGAAACTATAAAACCAGCAAGGAAGCAGCTGAGAAGGTGCATGCTGTGAGAACATATATCAGTAGCACACCTCAACCCAATAATATCACACGCATACCACCTCCGCCTCCTGTTGTAGATTTGTCCACCCACTCTGCTCAACTTCCGCCAAGCAGAGAGGATACTCTCAACAATGCTCTCAGGTGCATTACGGCAGTGGGAGCCATTGGAATATGGGGTCCAGATAGAGATGAGAAAACACATCTTCTCAAGAAGATCAACGATTCATTTCTTGAGGAATGCCCCTTTGATTTTGTCATCTTTGTTACAGCCTCCAGTGAGGTCTCGGTACAAGCTCAAATCGTAAGCAGGCTCCGTACAGACGCGGTTCCTGATGTGGCAACTCAAGCTACCAGGATATCTGAACTGCTCAGCAAAAAAAAATTTCTGCTGTTGGTGGATGACCTTCGTGTGCAGCTAGACCTTCAAGCAGCTGGCATTCCATATCCTCTTGGAGATGTGCAAGTTGTGGAAGCCGGGCAAGTTTCTCGCTGGGTGCAGAGGAAAGTGGTAGTCACATCAATATCACAATCCATATGTCATCTGATGGATGTAGAAAGGGATATACATGTGCCTGATTTGGGAGAGGATGAAGCACGCCAGTTGTTTGCAGAAGAATTTGGTGCGCAGGATATTTATTCTGATCCTGTCATCGGGGCTCTTGCAGAGCAACTTGTAAGAGAACTAAAAAGCCTGCCATCAGATTTGATACGTTATGGGAAGGTAATGCAAGGAATAAGAGATGTAAGGCGGTGGCAAGATGCAATTGATGCCGTAAGGAAAGCAAACCTTCGAAGGGACGGCGACCCATTAAATTTG TCGGAAAAGATTGTGAGAAATCTCAAGAATGCGACAGAAGACCTGAATGCCAAGGGGAAGGATGTCCACCGGGAGATCGCGGATGCTGAGCTACAACATAATAAAACACCAACGAATGAGGCGAAAAGATGGCTGCAAAAAGTGTATAACATCATTCATGATGTACAAGTGATGTCTCACGGTTCCAGGCAGTTGAAGATGGATGTTACCATGGAGGCATCTGAGAAGCTTCGTGAGGTTCAAGAATGTCTCAGTACTTGTCCCAGTACTATTGTTGTTGAGTCAATGCCACCTCCTGTACAAGAGATGCCTGGTCCATCTATGTCAGCTGAGAACCTTAACCTTCAAGATGCGCTCCACTTCATTAAGGATGAACCCACAGTGGGAATGATTGGAATTTGGGGTCCAGGTGGAGTGGGGAAAACACATCTTCTCAAAAACATCAATAATTCATTTGGAGAGGGCATGGACTTTAATTTTGTTCTCTTTGTAACTGCCTCCAAAGAGTGCTCGGTGGAAAAGGTCCAGTCGCAAATCATAGAAAGGTTCAAGCTGCCAAGCAGTGGTTCTAAAAGTCGTACCATATATGAGTACATGAAGACGAAAAGCTTTCTTGTACTATTGGATGACCTATGGGATGAAATTGATCTAGAAGATGTTGGAATACCATATCCCCTTGGAAGTGTAAACAAACTCAGTAGAAAAGTGGTGCTAACAACAAGATTAAGAAAAGTTTGCGGCCAAATGAAGGTGAAGAAAGAGTTAAAAGTCGCATATCTGCAGGAGCATGAGGCATGGCAGCTATTTGAAGAAAATATTGATGCCGAAACTCTTTCTAGTCCCCATATTGAAGATCTTGCTAGAGAACTTATGAAGGAACTGAAAGGCTTGCCATTAGCTTTGATAACTATTGGAAAGGCAATGTATCAGAAAGATGAGTATCAATGGGAAACTGCCATCCAATATATGAAAAAATCATGCTGCACTGAGGACAAAGACCCAATAGAACTGGGTATGGAAACTAATGTTTTCAGGCAGCTGAAGTTTAGTTATGAGAAATTAAGAAACGACACATTAAGATATTGTTTTTTGACTTGTGTACTGTGGCCAGAGGATGCGAAGATTCGCAAAGTTGACCTTGCTCAATGTTGGATGGGCTTAGGTCTAGTGAATGAGCATGACATAGAATATTCCTTCAGGAAATCATATAGTTTGATAGCTGACCTTACAGCTGCATGTTTGCTAGAGAGCAGCGATGTTCGCCCAGGATCTTCCTTTGAAAATTCACATGGTTCTGTTAAAGTGCATGATGTGATTCGTGATATGGCTTTATGGATTTCTTGTGACTATGGTGAGAACAATGACAAATGGATTGTGGCGGCACCAGGTGGCAGAGACAAAAGAATCATTATCCTTTCAAACAAAGCTGAGTGCATCTCCTTGAGTTTCAACAGAATTCCTATCAGGTTTAATCTTGATCCATTAAAATTGAGGATCTTGTGCCTTCGGAACAACGAATTGGATGAAAGCATTGTTGAAGAAATTAAGAATTGCACTTCACTGACATATCTGGATTTGAGCAGAAACAACCTCAAGAGGATACCGGAAGAATTATGTTCCTTGGTAAACCTGGAATACCTTGATTTGTCAGAAAATGTATTTGGGGAAAGTGGAGTGCCTCAATCCTTTGGAAAGCTTATCAACCTCAAGTTCTTGTACCTAAAGTCTGGTAGTGGTTACGTGAGAATACCAAGTGGGGTCATTTCTAGACTTAAAGCATTGCAGGTAATAGACTTGAGGAGTCTCTTAAGAAAATGTACCCTATTCCTATTCCGGGAGTTGGGCACCCTACCTCAGTTGAAAGCGCTTGGTATTCTGGTAAGAGATTTAGCTCAGTTGGAGTCACTAGAAGCAGCAAACCTCCCTGTTAGATATTTGGCTCTAAATGATGTAAGTGCACTCACTCGTATTTTATCAACCGACTTTGCACAAAGGACCTTGTATGAACTGGATATCAATTTAGAAAGATATTTTCTTGAACAAGATATCAACGAAGAAATCGACACTCGAGAAATAACAGTAGAACATGATACGGAACAACCAAACAACCGTTTTGGTGCTCTCAACAACCTCCATTTAACTATGACGAGATCCTTGAGAGAGATAAAGTGGATGGGAGCAACTCCAGCATTTATATTCCCAAGGCTCGCTTATTTGGAATTGATTATGTGCCAACATCTATTGCACCTCTCTTGGGTTATGCATTTGCCTCGCCTTGAACAACTTCATATAGTTTCCTGTGATGGCATGGTGCAAGCATTTATGAGGTGCCATGGTGACAAATTGTGCAACGGACAGGACAAGACAAAAACATTTCCTCGCCTCAAGCTTCTCTTTCTTATTTATAACGAATCGTTGGAAACTATTGGGGACAATGGTATGGAATTCCCATCCCTAGAGCGACTTGAGCTTGAAGGTAGTCTCGCATTGAAGAGGCTTCCTTTCCAGTCGGACAGTGTGCCGCCAAAGTTGAAGGAGCTACGGTTTGATGATGCTCGATGCTGGGAGAGACTGGAATGCGAAGAAGGTGTCAAAACTATCCTGCAACCCTATCTTAAATTTGGCAGACGACATCAGGGTTAA
- the LOC109752698 gene encoding probable disease resistance protein At1g61300 isoform X1: MPIVPPALGPLLGNTVNTVISPFYTLFSTNATYCFTARTNVRNHKTETETLKGNLHSIKQRITDGERNGLIPTEEAKDWVRRAEQAISEEAANRESFDQRCRIFGCSMNCWGNYKTSKEAAEKVHAVRTYISSTPQPNNITRIPPPPPVVDLSTHSAQLPPSREDTLNNALRCITAVGAIGIWGPDRDEKTHLLKKINDSFLEECPFDFVIFVTASSEVSVQAQIVSRLRTDAVPDVATQATRISELLSKKKFLLLVDDLRVQLDLQAAGIPYPLGDVQVVEAGQVSRWVQRKVVVTSISQSICHLMDVERDIHVPDLGEDEARQLFAEEFGAQDIYSDPVIGALAEQLVRELKSLPSDLIRYGKVMQGIRDVRRWQDAIDAVRKANLRRDGDPLNLVSIYINAHFSYCRFEYLLIYVCYLSLKSEKIVRNLKNATEDLNAKGKDVHREIADAELQHNKTPTNEAKRWLQKVYNIIHDVQVMSHGSRQLKMDVTMEASEKLREVQECLSTCPSTIVVESMPPPVQEMPGPSMSAENLNLQDALHFIKDEPTVGMIGIWGPGGVGKTHLLKNINNSFGEGMDFNFVLFVTASKECSVEKVQSQIIERFKLPSSGSKSRTIYEYMKTKSFLVLLDDLWDEIDLEDVGIPYPLGSVNKLSRKVVLTTRLRKVCGQMKVKKELKVAYLQEHEAWQLFEENIDAETLSSPHIEDLARELMKELKGLPLALITIGKAMYQKDEYQWETAIQYMKKSCCTEDKDPIELGMETNVFRQLKFSYEKLRNDTLRYCFLTCVLWPEDAKIRKVDLAQCWMGLGLVNEHDIEYSFRKSYSLIADLTAACLLESSDVRPGSSFENSHGSVKVHDVIRDMALWISCDYGENNDKWIVAAPGGRDKRIIILSNKAECISLSFNRIPIRFNLDPLKLRILCLRNNELDESIVEEIKNCTSLTYLDLSRNNLKRIPEELCSLVNLEYLDLSENVFGESGVPQSFGKLINLKFLYLKSGSGYVRIPSGVISRLKALQVIDLRSLLRKCTLFLFRELGTLPQLKALGILVRDLAQLESLEAANLPVRYLALNDVSALTRILSTDFAQRTLYELDINLERYFLEQDINEEIDTREITVEHDTEQPNNRFGALNNLHLTMTRSLREIKWMGATPAFIFPRLAYLELIMCQHLLHLSWVMHLPRLEQLHIVSCDGMVQAFMRCHGDKLCNGQDKTKTFPRLKLLFLIYNESLETIGDNGMEFPSLERLELEGSLALKRLPFQSDSVPPKLKELRFDDARCWERLECEEGVKTILQPYLKFGRRHQG; encoded by the coding sequence ATGCCAATCGTCCCGCCAGCGCTTGGTCCTTTGCTCGGAAATACTGTCAACACGGTCATAAGTCCATTCTATACGCTCTTCTCCACAAATGCCACGTATTGCTTCACCGCTCGCACAAACGTGAGGAATCACAAGACTGAAACTGAGACTTTGAAAGGCAACTTACATAGTATCAAACAGAGAATTACAGATGGCGAAAGGAATGGCCTGATACCAACGGAAGAAGCAAAGGATTGGGTGCGAAGGGCGGAGCAAGCCATATCTGAAGAAGCGGCAAACCGCGAGTCTTTTGATCAGAGGTGCAGAATCTTTGGGTGCTCCATGAATTGCTGGGGAAACTATAAAACCAGCAAGGAAGCAGCTGAGAAGGTGCATGCTGTGAGAACATATATCAGTAGCACACCTCAACCCAATAATATCACACGCATACCACCTCCGCCTCCTGTTGTAGATTTGTCCACCCACTCTGCTCAACTTCCGCCAAGCAGAGAGGATACTCTCAACAATGCTCTCAGGTGCATTACGGCAGTGGGAGCCATTGGAATATGGGGTCCAGATAGAGATGAGAAAACACATCTTCTCAAGAAGATCAACGATTCATTTCTTGAGGAATGCCCCTTTGATTTTGTCATCTTTGTTACAGCCTCCAGTGAGGTCTCGGTACAAGCTCAAATCGTAAGCAGGCTCCGTACAGACGCGGTTCCTGATGTGGCAACTCAAGCTACCAGGATATCTGAACTGCTCAGCAAAAAAAAATTTCTGCTGTTGGTGGATGACCTTCGTGTGCAGCTAGACCTTCAAGCAGCTGGCATTCCATATCCTCTTGGAGATGTGCAAGTTGTGGAAGCCGGGCAAGTTTCTCGCTGGGTGCAGAGGAAAGTGGTAGTCACATCAATATCACAATCCATATGTCATCTGATGGATGTAGAAAGGGATATACATGTGCCTGATTTGGGAGAGGATGAAGCACGCCAGTTGTTTGCAGAAGAATTTGGTGCGCAGGATATTTATTCTGATCCTGTCATCGGGGCTCTTGCAGAGCAACTTGTAAGAGAACTAAAAAGCCTGCCATCAGATTTGATACGTTATGGGAAGGTAATGCAAGGAATAAGAGATGTAAGGCGGTGGCAAGATGCAATTGATGCCGTAAGGAAAGCAAACCTTCGAAGGGACGGCGACCCATTAAATTTGGTAAGTATTTATATCAACGCTCATTTTTCATATTGTCGTTTTGAATATTTATTAATTTATGTGTGTTATTTGTCCTTGAAGTCGGAAAAGATTGTGAGAAATCTCAAGAATGCGACAGAAGACCTGAATGCCAAGGGGAAGGATGTCCACCGGGAGATCGCGGATGCTGAGCTACAACATAATAAAACACCAACGAATGAGGCGAAAAGATGGCTGCAAAAAGTGTATAACATCATTCATGATGTACAAGTGATGTCTCACGGTTCCAGGCAGTTGAAGATGGATGTTACCATGGAGGCATCTGAGAAGCTTCGTGAGGTTCAAGAATGTCTCAGTACTTGTCCCAGTACTATTGTTGTTGAGTCAATGCCACCTCCTGTACAAGAGATGCCTGGTCCATCTATGTCAGCTGAGAACCTTAACCTTCAAGATGCGCTCCACTTCATTAAGGATGAACCCACAGTGGGAATGATTGGAATTTGGGGTCCAGGTGGAGTGGGGAAAACACATCTTCTCAAAAACATCAATAATTCATTTGGAGAGGGCATGGACTTTAATTTTGTTCTCTTTGTAACTGCCTCCAAAGAGTGCTCGGTGGAAAAGGTCCAGTCGCAAATCATAGAAAGGTTCAAGCTGCCAAGCAGTGGTTCTAAAAGTCGTACCATATATGAGTACATGAAGACGAAAAGCTTTCTTGTACTATTGGATGACCTATGGGATGAAATTGATCTAGAAGATGTTGGAATACCATATCCCCTTGGAAGTGTAAACAAACTCAGTAGAAAAGTGGTGCTAACAACAAGATTAAGAAAAGTTTGCGGCCAAATGAAGGTGAAGAAAGAGTTAAAAGTCGCATATCTGCAGGAGCATGAGGCATGGCAGCTATTTGAAGAAAATATTGATGCCGAAACTCTTTCTAGTCCCCATATTGAAGATCTTGCTAGAGAACTTATGAAGGAACTGAAAGGCTTGCCATTAGCTTTGATAACTATTGGAAAGGCAATGTATCAGAAAGATGAGTATCAATGGGAAACTGCCATCCAATATATGAAAAAATCATGCTGCACTGAGGACAAAGACCCAATAGAACTGGGTATGGAAACTAATGTTTTCAGGCAGCTGAAGTTTAGTTATGAGAAATTAAGAAACGACACATTAAGATATTGTTTTTTGACTTGTGTACTGTGGCCAGAGGATGCGAAGATTCGCAAAGTTGACCTTGCTCAATGTTGGATGGGCTTAGGTCTAGTGAATGAGCATGACATAGAATATTCCTTCAGGAAATCATATAGTTTGATAGCTGACCTTACAGCTGCATGTTTGCTAGAGAGCAGCGATGTTCGCCCAGGATCTTCCTTTGAAAATTCACATGGTTCTGTTAAAGTGCATGATGTGATTCGTGATATGGCTTTATGGATTTCTTGTGACTATGGTGAGAACAATGACAAATGGATTGTGGCGGCACCAGGTGGCAGAGACAAAAGAATCATTATCCTTTCAAACAAAGCTGAGTGCATCTCCTTGAGTTTCAACAGAATTCCTATCAGGTTTAATCTTGATCCATTAAAATTGAGGATCTTGTGCCTTCGGAACAACGAATTGGATGAAAGCATTGTTGAAGAAATTAAGAATTGCACTTCACTGACATATCTGGATTTGAGCAGAAACAACCTCAAGAGGATACCGGAAGAATTATGTTCCTTGGTAAACCTGGAATACCTTGATTTGTCAGAAAATGTATTTGGGGAAAGTGGAGTGCCTCAATCCTTTGGAAAGCTTATCAACCTCAAGTTCTTGTACCTAAAGTCTGGTAGTGGTTACGTGAGAATACCAAGTGGGGTCATTTCTAGACTTAAAGCATTGCAGGTAATAGACTTGAGGAGTCTCTTAAGAAAATGTACCCTATTCCTATTCCGGGAGTTGGGCACCCTACCTCAGTTGAAAGCGCTTGGTATTCTGGTAAGAGATTTAGCTCAGTTGGAGTCACTAGAAGCAGCAAACCTCCCTGTTAGATATTTGGCTCTAAATGATGTAAGTGCACTCACTCGTATTTTATCAACCGACTTTGCACAAAGGACCTTGTATGAACTGGATATCAATTTAGAAAGATATTTTCTTGAACAAGATATCAACGAAGAAATCGACACTCGAGAAATAACAGTAGAACATGATACGGAACAACCAAACAACCGTTTTGGTGCTCTCAACAACCTCCATTTAACTATGACGAGATCCTTGAGAGAGATAAAGTGGATGGGAGCAACTCCAGCATTTATATTCCCAAGGCTCGCTTATTTGGAATTGATTATGTGCCAACATCTATTGCACCTCTCTTGGGTTATGCATTTGCCTCGCCTTGAACAACTTCATATAGTTTCCTGTGATGGCATGGTGCAAGCATTTATGAGGTGCCATGGTGACAAATTGTGCAACGGACAGGACAAGACAAAAACATTTCCTCGCCTCAAGCTTCTCTTTCTTATTTATAACGAATCGTTGGAAACTATTGGGGACAATGGTATGGAATTCCCATCCCTAGAGCGACTTGAGCTTGAAGGTAGTCTCGCATTGAAGAGGCTTCCTTTCCAGTCGGACAGTGTGCCGCCAAAGTTGAAGGAGCTACGGTTTGATGATGCTCGATGCTGGGAGAGACTGGAATGCGAAGAAGGTGTCAAAACTATCCTGCAACCCTATCTTAAATTTGGCAGACGACATCAGGGTTAA